One Candidatus Bathyarchaeota archaeon DNA segment encodes these proteins:
- the nikR gene encoding nickel-responsive transcriptional regulator NikR yields the protein MKKIIRAGVSFPQDLLEEFDKIIKVKGYKKRSKAICDAMRLYISNYKWEEAKEEVIGVIALIYDHEIRGTTDALMEFEHNYGKLIVSTMHVHLDERNCLELMALKGLAKEIKSLADRLMSVRGVKQLKLLTTTT from the coding sequence ATGAAGAAAATTATTAGAGCGGGAGTTTCCTTTCCTCAAGATCTTCTTGAGGAATTCGATAAAATAATTAAGGTTAAAGGTTATAAGAAGAGATCTAAAGCTATTTGCGATGCTATGAGGCTTTATATATCAAATTACAAATGGGAAGAGGCTAAAGAAGAAGTTATAGGAGTAATTGCATTAATTTATGATCATGAAATAAGAGGGACAACTGATGCGCTTATGGAGTTTGAGCATAATTATGGAAAATTAATAGTTTCAACGATGCATGTTCATTTAGATGAAAGAAATTGTTTAGAGCTTATGGCTTTAAAAGGTTTAGCTAAAGAAATTAAATCTTTAGCAGATAGATTAATGAGTGTTAGAGGCGTAAAACAGCTTAAGCTTTTAACTACAACCACTTAA
- a CDS encoding energy-coupling factor ABC transporter permease, with the protein MHIPDGFLDLKICLITYALTIIFWFFAFRKAKETLTDKQIPLMAVLTAMFFAAQMMNYPIIGGTTAHLLGGPILAITLGPYGGLISMSVILLIQALFFGDGGLTTLGANVWNMGIIGVFIPYIVWILLPKNRNRMVLGAFLGAFIGDVLAAISAGLELGFSTKFLYGISISVPVMAVHHSIMGVGEGIVTSIIILILLKSRPDLLNLPKITPKWLTK; encoded by the coding sequence ATGCACATTCCAGACGGCTTTTTAGATTTAAAAATTTGCTTAATAACTTACGCACTTACAATAATATTTTGGTTCTTTGCCTTTAGAAAAGCTAAAGAAACTTTAACTGATAAGCAAATTCCATTAATGGCTGTTTTAACAGCTATGTTTTTTGCAGCTCAAATGATGAATTACCCAATAATAGGTGGAACTACAGCTCACCTTTTAGGTGGGCCAATCTTAGCGATAACTTTAGGACCATACGGTGGATTAATTTCAATGAGCGTTATTTTGTTAATTCAAGCGTTATTTTTTGGTGATGGTGGTTTAACAACTCTTGGGGCAAATGTTTGGAACATGGGAATTATAGGCGTCTTTATACCATATATTGTATGGATATTGCTTCCAAAAAATAGAAATAGAATGGTTTTAGGAGCATTTTTAGGAGCGTTTATTGGAGATGTATTGGCTGCTATATCAGCTGGATTAGAATTAGGCTTTTCCACTAAATTTCTTTATGGTATTTCAATATCAGTGCCTGTTATGGCTGTTCATCACTCAATAATGGGTGTTGGAGAAGGAATTGTAACTTCAATAATAATTCTTATCTTGTTAAAATCTAGACCCGATTTGCTTAATTTACCGAAAATAACTCCTAAATGGTTAACTAAATAA
- the cbiQ gene encoding cobalt ECF transporter T component CbiQ has translation MIAEFLNFFRETLFVEKYSSINGFLQKIDPRAKFISFTALILASITLSSPISLLLFLMLTFLLAFASKISIKEFLFKTLFFITFFSILIALPSLFITPGVAIASFNIFSFKLQITFEGFLFALQFIFRVWTCVSSLILLNLTSKFSSIINAMESFKIPKVFTMMVSITYRFLFLFVDEAYKMVLAKEAREAKKMSKINAMKTLGFMLSSLFIRAFEKGERVYLAMKNRGYSGEIKNLNVIKFHFKDAFFIFFFFIFIIFAFLSRGFFNL, from the coding sequence ATGATAGCTGAGTTTTTAAATTTTTTTAGAGAAACTCTTTTTGTAGAAAAATATAGTTCAATAAATGGTTTTCTTCAAAAAATTGATCCTAGAGCAAAATTTATTTCTTTTACTGCTTTAATCTTAGCTTCGATAACGTTAAGCTCTCCTATTTCTTTACTACTTTTTTTAATGCTTACCTTTCTCTTAGCTTTTGCATCAAAAATTTCTATTAAAGAATTTCTTTTTAAAACCTTATTTTTTATAACTTTCTTCTCTATATTAATTGCGCTTCCAAGCCTTTTTATAACTCCAGGAGTTGCTATAGCATCGTTTAATATTTTCAGTTTTAAGCTTCAAATAACTTTTGAAGGTTTTCTTTTCGCATTACAGTTTATCTTTAGAGTTTGGACATGTGTTTCTTCATTAATTCTTTTAAATTTAACCTCAAAATTCTCAAGCATTATTAATGCTATGGAAAGCTTTAAAATCCCTAAAGTCTTTACTATGATGGTTTCTATAACTTATAGATTTCTCTTCTTGTTTGTTGATGAAGCTTACAAAATGGTGTTAGCTAAAGAAGCTAGAGAAGCAAAGAAAATGAGTAAAATAAATGCTATGAAAACTTTAGGTTTTATGCTCTCCTCTTTATTTATAAGAGCTTTTGAAAAAGGCGAGAGAGTTTACCTTGCGATGAAAAATAGAGGTTACTCAGGAGAAATAAAAAATTTAAACGTTATTAAATTTCATTTTAAAGATGCTTTCTTTATATTTTTCTTTTTTATATTTATTATTTTCGCTTTTTTAAGCAGGGGTTTTTTTAACCTATGA
- a CDS encoding ABC transporter ATP-binding protein, whose translation MNDIAIELINITYIYPDGTMALKDVNLKVMNGEKVVILGPNGSGKSTLFMVIAGLLKPVKGEVKIFNSGKPSFPLVGLAFQDPDDQLFCPTLIEDVAFGALNLGLTREEAVKKAEEALKAVGIEEFKNKPPHRLSIGEKKKASIATVLAMEPKILALDEPTSNLDPKSKVELINLINNLYDNNKFTLLIATHDLEFALKTVEKAYVLSKGRIVESGSINEVLSNIDLMKKIGLIA comes from the coding sequence ATGAACGATATAGCTATTGAATTAATTAATATAACTTACATTTATCCTGATGGAACTATGGCTTTAAAAGATGTTAATTTAAAAGTTATGAATGGGGAAAAAGTAGTTATCCTTGGGCCAAATGGATCTGGAAAATCTACGCTTTTCATGGTTATTGCTGGTTTGCTTAAACCAGTTAAAGGAGAAGTGAAAATATTTAATTCTGGTAAACCAAGCTTTCCTTTGGTTGGGTTAGCTTTTCAAGATCCTGATGACCAACTTTTCTGTCCAACACTTATAGAAGATGTTGCTTTTGGAGCTTTAAATCTAGGTTTAACTAGAGAAGAAGCTGTAAAAAAAGCTGAAGAAGCTTTAAAAGCTGTTGGAATTGAAGAGTTTAAAAATAAACCCCCGCATCGTTTAAGTATTGGAGAGAAAAAGAAAGCTTCTATAGCTACTGTGTTAGCTATGGAACCTAAAATACTTGCTTTAGATGAACCTACATCTAACTTAGATCCTAAAAGTAAAGTTGAATTAATTAACCTGATTAATAATCTATATGATAATAATAAATTCACTTTATTAATTGCAACTCATGATCTTGAATTTGCTCTTAAAACAGTTGAAAAAGCATATGTTTTAAGCAAGGGAAGAATTGTTGAAAGCGGTTCTATAAATGAAGTTTTATCAAATATAGATTTAATGAAGAAAATTGGGTTAATTGCTTGA
- the larB gene encoding nickel pincer cofactor biosynthesis protein LarB — MNLREILKKVKSGELSINEAEKILKLLAIHEVGEAAKLNEGRELRRNIPEIIYSESKQEKYLIQIISQAIQYRDKVILSKLKPKIADAIKAALTDKTLSIYYNEEAKIMVIKKFDAHKPNIKRKIGIITAGTSDIPIALEAKITAEEMGCEVLTVFDVGIAGLHRLFKPLKDMIEQNVDAIIVVAGMEGALPSLVASLVDVPVIGVPTSIGYGIGEKGLGALITMLQSCTLGLSVVNIDGGVAAGVFASLIAYQAAKAKESSN; from the coding sequence TTGAATTTAAGAGAAATCTTAAAAAAAGTTAAAAGTGGGGAATTATCAATTAATGAAGCTGAAAAAATTTTAAAGCTTTTAGCTATTCATGAAGTGGGTGAAGCGGCTAAACTGAATGAAGGAAGAGAGTTAAGAAGAAATATCCCTGAAATAATTTACAGCGAATCTAAACAAGAAAAATATTTAATTCAAATTATTTCTCAAGCAATTCAATATAGAGATAAAGTGATTTTAAGCAAGCTTAAACCTAAGATAGCTGACGCTATTAAAGCAGCTTTAACAGATAAGACTTTATCAATATATTATAATGAAGAGGCTAAAATAATGGTTATTAAAAAATTTGATGCACATAAACCTAATATTAAAAGGAAAATTGGAATAATAACAGCTGGAACATCGGATATTCCAATAGCTTTAGAAGCTAAAATAACAGCTGAAGAAATGGGATGCGAAGTTTTAACAGTTTTTGATGTAGGCATCGCTGGTCTTCATAGGCTTTTTAAACCATTAAAAGATATGATTGAACAAAATGTTGATGCTATAATAGTTGTTGCAGGAATGGAAGGCGCATTACCATCTTTAGTAGCAAGTTTAGTTGATGTGCCAGTAATCGGTGTTCCAACATCAATAGGTTATGGAATTGGTGAGAAAGGTTTAGGAGCTTTAATAACTATGCTTCAAAGCTGCACCTTAGGTTTAAGCGTAGTTAACATTGATGGAGGTGTAGCAGCAGGAGTTTTCGCAAGCTTAATAGCTTACCAAGCAGCAAAAGCTAAAGAATCAAGCAATTAA
- a CDS encoding Lrp/AsnC family transcriptional regulator, producing the protein MDIDEIDKKIIDILKLDSRIPFLKIARQIGVSEAAIRQRVKRLVESGVLKRFTIETLEETSAIMLISVDPSIPTFKISNELKKINGVEKVYEVAGESDIVAFLSTKNINELNACVDKAREVKGVIKTNTLMVLRSW; encoded by the coding sequence ATGGATATAGATGAAATTGATAAAAAAATAATTGATATTTTAAAGTTAGATTCAAGAATTCCATTTTTAAAAATAGCTAGGCAAATTGGTGTTTCAGAAGCGGCTATAAGGCAAAGAGTAAAAAGGCTTGTTGAGTCTGGAGTTTTAAAACGGTTTACAATAGAGACTTTAGAGGAGACTTCAGCTATAATGCTTATTTCAGTAGACCCATCTATTCCAACATTTAAAATTTCAAATGAATTAAAGAAGATAAATGGTGTTGAAAAAGTTTATGAAGTAGCTGGAGAATCTGATATAGTTGCCTTTCTTTCAACAAAAAATATAAATGAATTGAATGCATGTGTAGATAAAGCTAGAGAGGTTAAAGGTGTAATTAAAACTAATACATTAATGGTTTTGCGTTCTTGGTAA
- a CDS encoding 5-formyltetrahydrofolate cyclo-ligase: MSENLAFKKKKLREEIWIKMEKAGLTIFPKPCFGRIPNFLNVDKAAAKLKMLPEYKEAKVVLVNPDAAQAPVREMVLRNGKTLVMPTPKLKKGFLIINPDQTKGKERFASTIKGAFKLGKITEKIPKIDFIVEGCVAVDRKGNRLGKGGGYGDKEIKLAKQLSNHSIKVAVTCHSIQVVAEVPVNEYDEKVDYIATEKELIKVERD; the protein is encoded by the coding sequence ATGAGTGAAAACCTCGCATTTAAAAAGAAGAAGCTTAGAGAAGAAATTTGGATTAAAATGGAGAAGGCGGGTTTAACAATTTTTCCTAAGCCATGTTTTGGGAGAATACCAAATTTTTTAAATGTGGATAAAGCTGCAGCTAAGCTTAAAATGCTTCCTGAATATAAAGAAGCTAAAGTAGTTTTAGTTAATCCTGATGCCGCTCAAGCACCGGTAAGAGAAATGGTTTTACGAAACGGTAAAACGCTTGTAATGCCTACTCCAAAATTGAAGAAGGGATTCTTGATTATAAATCCTGATCAAACTAAAGGTAAAGAACGGTTTGCTTCAACTATAAAAGGCGCATTTAAGCTTGGTAAAATAACTGAAAAAATTCCGAAAATAGATTTTATAGTCGAAGGGTGTGTAGCTGTAGATAGAAAGGGTAATAGATTAGGGAAAGGGGGAGGATATGGCGATAAAGAAATAAAGCTTGCAAAACAACTTTCTAATCACTCCATTAAAGTGGCTGTTACATGCCATTCTATTCAAGTTGTTGCTGAAGTCCCAGTTAACGAGTATGATGAAAAAGTTGATTATATAGCTACTGAAAAAGAATTAATTAAAGTTGAAAGGGATTAA
- a CDS encoding zinc-binding dehydrogenase — protein sequence MKAARLYAPQKLKIEEIEAPKINDEEILIENKVALTCGTDLKMYKRGHPYAKLPLTIGHEFAGIVVKVGSKVKNFKEGDKVVAVNSAPCNICFYCKRGKQNLCEKIEEDMIGFTSEGAYAQYVKIPAKIVKQNMHVIPEHVSFEKAAILEPLACVVHGNHLLKLSIRDDVAIIGAGPIGLLHLQLVKAEGCKTIVIDLFKDRLKVAEELGADATINASEVDAIKEVKKLTNERGVDVVIEAVGLPETWRNAAALTRKGGTTLLFGGCKPGDLVEFDASHIHYGELTIKGAFHHTPLAVEKALKLIASETIRIDKMISCKMSLNHVEEALKLMAEGKVVKVAIIP from the coding sequence ATGAAAGCTGCTAGACTTTACGCTCCTCAAAAATTAAAAATTGAAGAAATTGAAGCCCCTAAAATAAATGATGAAGAAATATTAATTGAGAATAAAGTTGCATTAACTTGTGGAACAGATTTAAAAATGTATAAACGCGGTCACCCTTATGCTAAGCTTCCTTTAACAATAGGACATGAATTTGCAGGAATTGTGGTTAAAGTTGGTTCTAAAGTGAAGAACTTTAAGGAAGGAGATAAAGTTGTAGCGGTTAATTCAGCGCCATGCAACATTTGTTTTTATTGCAAAAGAGGAAAACAAAATTTATGCGAGAAAATAGAGGAGGATATGATTGGATTCACCTCTGAGGGCGCTTATGCGCAATATGTTAAAATTCCAGCGAAAATCGTTAAACAAAACATGCATGTTATTCCAGAGCATGTATCGTTTGAGAAAGCTGCCATCCTTGAACCTTTAGCTTGCGTTGTTCATGGAAATCATCTTCTTAAATTAAGCATTAGAGATGATGTTGCTATTATAGGTGCGGGGCCAATAGGCTTACTTCATCTTCAATTAGTTAAAGCTGAAGGATGCAAAACTATAGTTATAGATCTGTTTAAAGATAGGCTTAAAGTAGCTGAAGAACTGGGTGCAGACGCTACAATTAACGCTAGCGAAGTTGATGCGATTAAGGAGGTTAAGAAATTAACTAATGAAAGGGGTGTAGATGTTGTTATAGAGGCTGTTGGCCTCCCAGAAACTTGGAGAAACGCTGCAGCTTTAACTCGTAAAGGTGGGACTACTCTCCTTTTCGGAGGATGCAAACCAGGTGATTTAGTTGAATTTGATGCTTCGCACATTCATTATGGAGAATTAACGATTAAAGGAGCTTTTCATCACACTCCATTAGCTGTTGAAAAAGCTTTAAAGTTAATTGCTTCTGAAACGATTAGAATTGATAAAATGATTTCATGCAAAATGAGTTTAAATCATGTTGAAGAAGCCTTAAAGCTTATGGCTGAAGGAAAAGTTGTAAAAGTAGCTATTATCCCTTAA
- a CDS encoding aldehyde ferredoxin oxidoreductase family protein, with translation MVLYSYAGKILRVNLSKKTIKAEDTRKDVAQLLLGGNGYAAKILWDELKPGVDPLSPENKIVLMTGPITGTGAPGSGFWEACFKSPLTGVWGESACGGWWGPMLKFAGFDGIIIEGASKDPVYLWVHDGEAEIKPAEGIWGQTVPKTEEAVRKEIGVPQARVLSIGPAGEKLVRFAGIAVDLERYAGRKGGGALLGSKKVKAVAVYGEKEIPIAKPAEYGKALKECEQAVYASLNSGGGFPNGTLGGYDGCNQFGDLPTKYGETGSWEAVSDLYVNFVNKYLLKNRACFGCMQACGRVSRVEEGPFATPVYGGPEYETTAGFTTFALQKDIEPVIKANYLCNIYGLDTISTSHMIAFAMICYEKGLITKKDTDGLEVKWGDANVMINLIEKIAYREGFGDLLAEGVRRAAEKIGGDAQKIALHVKGLEMPYHDPRAGKTQAIEYGTSNTGMDHFHAHETLDVECYGADLGLIPFGLPDPKTIDRFSEDPSKASIAKLVMDWGTVADALVICKFHQYVNLGPDKYAKLLSLATGWKIDGWELLKIGDRIFNLGRAFNVREGIRRKDDMLPPRIMQPATTGSTKGVGITNYEGMLNEFYKLEEWDENGIPKPEKLKRLGLDDVASYIASLKA, from the coding sequence TTGGTTTTATATAGTTATGCAGGTAAAATTCTTAGAGTAAACTTATCTAAGAAAACTATAAAAGCTGAGGATACAAGGAAGGATGTAGCCCAACTTCTTTTAGGTGGAAACGGTTACGCTGCTAAAATTTTGTGGGATGAATTAAAACCTGGAGTTGACCCCCTTAGCCCAGAAAACAAGATTGTTTTAATGACTGGCCCAATTACAGGAACCGGTGCTCCAGGCTCAGGTTTTTGGGAAGCATGCTTTAAATCGCCTTTAACAGGTGTTTGGGGTGAATCAGCATGCGGCGGTTGGTGGGGTCCAATGCTTAAATTCGCTGGTTTCGATGGAATAATAATTGAAGGCGCTTCTAAGGATCCCGTTTATCTCTGGGTTCATGATGGAGAAGCTGAAATAAAACCTGCTGAGGGAATATGGGGTCAAACAGTTCCTAAAACAGAAGAAGCTGTAAGAAAGGAGATAGGTGTTCCTCAAGCTAGAGTTTTAAGCATCGGTCCAGCTGGTGAAAAACTTGTTAGATTTGCGGGTATAGCTGTTGATTTAGAGCGTTATGCTGGAAGAAAGGGGGGAGGAGCTCTTTTAGGTTCAAAGAAAGTTAAAGCAGTAGCTGTTTATGGCGAAAAAGAAATTCCAATAGCTAAGCCAGCAGAATATGGTAAAGCATTAAAAGAATGCGAGCAAGCGGTTTACGCTTCTCTTAATTCTGGAGGCGGTTTCCCAAACGGAACATTAGGCGGTTATGATGGTTGCAATCAATTTGGTGATCTCCCAACAAAATATGGTGAAACAGGAAGCTGGGAAGCTGTTTCAGATTTATATGTAAACTTTGTAAATAAGTATTTGCTTAAAAATAGAGCTTGCTTCGGTTGCATGCAAGCTTGCGGTAGAGTTTCTCGAGTTGAAGAAGGCCCATTTGCTACTCCAGTTTACGGTGGACCAGAATATGAAACAACAGCAGGTTTTACTACGTTCGCGCTTCAAAAAGATATTGAACCTGTAATTAAAGCAAATTATCTTTGCAACATTTATGGTTTAGACACGATATCAACATCGCATATGATAGCTTTCGCTATGATATGCTATGAAAAAGGTTTAATAACAAAGAAGGATACAGATGGGTTGGAAGTTAAATGGGGAGACGCTAATGTAATGATAAACCTTATTGAAAAAATTGCGTATAGAGAAGGGTTTGGAGATTTATTAGCTGAAGGCGTTAGAAGAGCCGCTGAAAAAATAGGTGGCGACGCACAAAAAATTGCTCTTCATGTAAAAGGGCTTGAAATGCCATATCATGATCCTAGAGCTGGAAAAACTCAAGCAATAGAATATGGCACATCAAATACTGGAATGGATCACTTCCATGCGCATGAAACTTTAGATGTAGAATGTTATGGAGCAGATTTAGGTTTAATCCCATTCGGTTTACCAGATCCAAAAACTATAGATAGATTCTCAGAGGATCCAAGCAAAGCTTCAATAGCTAAGCTTGTTATGGATTGGGGAACAGTTGCGGACGCTCTTGTAATATGCAAGTTTCATCAATACGTGAATTTAGGTCCAGATAAATATGCTAAGCTTTTATCTTTAGCAACTGGATGGAAGATTGATGGTTGGGAGCTGTTAAAAATAGGTGATAGAATATTCAATTTAGGAAGAGCCTTTAACGTAAGAGAAGGAATAAGAAGAAAAGACGATATGCTTCCACCAAGAATAATGCAACCAGCTACCACAGGAAGCACAAAAGGAGTTGGAATAACTAACTATGAGGGAATGCTTAACGAGTTTTATAAGCTTGAGGAATGGGATGAAAACGGCATTCCAAAACCAGAAAAATTAAAGAGACTTGGTTTAGATGATGTAGCCAGTTATATAGCTAGCTTAAAAGCTTAA
- a CDS encoding 4Fe-4S dicluster domain-containing protein, producing MMKALFVDQEKCTGCRRCELACSFFHFQTYSLSRVRLHIVRDGEAEGPVVCVQCGLCQYACPIKGAIIRNKKTGAFLVTAKCNPKSCNGECVNACPYGVIHIDLKLKRAIKCDFCGGSPSCVNACPWNVIQYVDAGSPYALNNKRVAEVRRRWSVERAYTKSSLEALKKV from the coding sequence ATTATGAAGGCGCTTTTTGTTGATCAAGAAAAATGCACTGGTTGTAGGCGATGCGAGTTAGCTTGTTCTTTTTTCCATTTCCAAACCTATAGCTTGTCTAGAGTTAGGCTTCATATAGTTCGAGATGGTGAAGCCGAAGGACCTGTGGTTTGCGTGCAATGCGGGCTCTGTCAATATGCTTGCCCAATTAAAGGAGCAATTATAAGAAACAAAAAAACAGGAGCTTTTTTAGTTACAGCTAAATGCAATCCGAAAAGTTGCAATGGTGAATGCGTAAACGCATGTCCTTACGGTGTTATTCATATAGATTTAAAGCTTAAAAGAGCTATAAAATGCGATTTCTGCGGAGGATCACCCTCATGCGTTAATGCATGCCCATGGAATGTTATTCAATATGTTGATGCAGGTTCACCATACGCTTTAAACAACAAAAGAGTTGCTGAAGTAAGACGTAGATGGAGCGTTGAACGTGCATATACTAAAAGCTCTTTAGAAGCTTTAAAGAAAGTATGA
- a CDS encoding radical SAM protein — translation MKKLIRIPENIELPLIGCIAFGLIDRGTNLIQVRPISGCNLNCIYCSVDEGPKSKTRISSFIVNSEYLIEWFKELAAFKQSENIEAHIDGAGEPTLHPKFREIVAKLAEVKKVKVISLQTNGTLLKEEWISELAELGLSRINLSINALNEELARKISGAENYNIKTIVKLAEAIAQSSINLLLAPVWIPNLNDEEIPKLIEFSLKLNHKNKWPLIGIQKYEAHPYGRKVPGIKPLTWRKFYEKLYEWEKQFKLKLKLKPSDFGIIKNKILPLKFHKGEVINLKLVSNGWMRNQAIGIKNGRTITIVGVSASTRGYARIKIIHNKHNIYVGKLVS, via the coding sequence ATGAAGAAGCTAATACGAATTCCTGAGAATATTGAATTACCGTTAATAGGTTGCATAGCATTCGGTCTCATAGATAGAGGAACAAACTTAATTCAAGTAAGACCGATTTCAGGCTGTAATTTAAATTGCATATACTGCTCTGTAGATGAAGGCCCTAAATCTAAAACTAGAATTTCAAGCTTTATTGTTAATTCAGAGTATCTTATAGAATGGTTTAAAGAACTTGCTGCTTTTAAACAAAGCGAAAATATAGAAGCTCATATTGATGGAGCAGGCGAACCTACGCTTCACCCTAAATTTAGAGAAATCGTAGCTAAACTAGCTGAAGTAAAAAAAGTAAAAGTAATCTCTTTACAAACAAATGGAACTCTTCTTAAAGAAGAATGGATAAGCGAGTTGGCTGAGCTAGGTTTATCTAGAATTAATCTTTCAATAAACGCTTTAAATGAAGAATTAGCTAGAAAAATAAGCGGAGCAGAGAACTATAACATAAAAACAATTGTTAAGCTTGCTGAAGCAATAGCTCAAAGTTCAATAAACTTGCTTTTGGCACCTGTATGGATTCCAAATTTAAATGATGAAGAAATTCCAAAGTTAATCGAATTTTCTTTAAAGCTTAACCATAAAAATAAATGGCCTTTAATAGGAATACAAAAATATGAAGCTCACCCTTATGGAAGAAAAGTCCCAGGAATAAAACCTTTAACTTGGAGAAAATTTTATGAAAAGCTTTATGAATGGGAAAAACAATTTAAATTAAAGCTTAAACTTAAACCATCTGACTTTGGAATAATAAAAAATAAAATTCTCCCATTAAAATTTCATAAAGGCGAAGTCATAAATTTAAAGCTTGTTTCAAACGGGTGGATGAGGAATCAAGCAATAGGAATTAAAAATGGAAGAACAATAACAATAGTAGGAGTGTCTGCGTCAACTAGAGGATACGCGCGCATTAAAATAATTCATAATAAACATAACATATATGTTGGAAAACTTGTATCTTAA